Genomic window (Phragmites australis chromosome 5, lpPhrAust1.1, whole genome shotgun sequence):
TGATGGAGCTCAGGTCGTACCTCTCCAGCGCGGGATTCTTGGCCAACGCGAGCACCAGCGGCGGCACGACGGCCGCCATCGTCACGCGCCACCGCGCGATGCCCTCCAGAATCGCGCCCATCTCGAACTTGGGCAAGAATCATTTTGTACCGGTAATACGCCGTTCCATTATCTTCGCCAAACATGCCAATACACTTCCTGTTATGTGATTCTAAGCCCTTCAAAAGGGGCACAATATCCCGCGATACTTCTTTTtataaagaaagaaaactatCAAACATTTTTCTTCAAACATGTCTACCATGTAATCCATTCACAGCAAAGGGATCATACACTTGTGTGGAAAAAATAGAAATGGTTGTTCACTTGTTCATATTTACACCATCAATCACAGTTCACACCCACCTAACCCCTCACCAGTAGTTTCTGCAGGTGCAGGCGCCGCGCCTGAACCGGTGGAACCTGTTCCGGTCCCTGACGACGATCTCCCTCCCGAAGATCTCCGATATCAAGGCGCTGTACGCGTGGCACTCCTTGCTCATCCGGAGGTTGGTGACGATCCTCACCGTGCTTCCTTCCGGCGTGCTGAGCAGGCCGAACGCCATGGCGAGCTTCTGGCtgtgcgcggcgaccgcgcgccgcttctcctcctcgtccACGTCCAGCGCCACCTCCGACGTGTCGGGCCAGTAGCCGTCGAACCGCAGCTGCCACTCCATCTGGTGGAGCATCTCGTATATGTCGTGCGTCCTCGGGTGCGACATATCCTGCGACACGAACCGGTGCACCTCGCCGCGCACCTCCACGGCGCTGAACCCTGGGGCCTGCGCCAGGCCTCTGTCCACGGCCTCTGTCCGGAGCGCGGCCGCGGCATCCCAGTTCGTGACCCTGGCATGCATGTCCGCGAGGATCACGTGGTCGCCAGCGTTGGCGGCGCCAAGGCGCCTCAGCTCCTGCAGGGCGCGCTCGGCGAGCTCCAGGTTGCCGTAGATCCGGCACGCGTTGAGCAGGCTCCGCCAGGCTGTGTCCGTCGGTCCCGTGGGCATGCTCCCGATGAGCGCGCGCGCGTCATCCAGCCTCCCGGCGCGGGCCATGAGGTCCACCATGCAGCCGTAGTGCTGCGCGTTGGGCGAGACCTTGTGCTCCAGCCGCATCCGGTCGAAGCACCGCATCCCGTCCTCGAGCAGCCCGGCGCGGCTGCAGGCGTTCAGCACGCCGACGTACACGGCCGCATCGGGCGCGTGGCCCTCCCTAACCATCGCGTCGAACACCTGCAGCGCCTTCCGCCCGTCGCCGTGCAGCGCCAGGCCGGACACCATAGCGCTGTACGTCCACGCGTTCTTGTCATCCGTTGCGTCGAACACCGCCGCGGCCTTCTCTATGCAGCCGCACTTGGCGTACATGTCCACCAAGGACGTCTGCATGATAGTGTTCAGCCTCGCGGTGTTCCTCAGCAGCGTGCAGTGGACGCTCTGGCCGACATCGTATGCGCCAAGGTGCGCACACGCCGAGAGCGCGCTGACCATGGAGCTCTCGTCGGGTCTCCACCCCTCGCGCACCATCGCGCCGAACGACTCGAGGCACTGGCCCCACAGCCCGGCCCTCGTGTACGCCGCGAGGAGCGCGCTCCAGGAGGCCGTCGTCCTCTCCTCGGCCTCCATCCGGTCGAACACCAGGCGGGCCGTGTCCGCCTCGCCGCACTTGCCGTAGAAGCTGATGAGGCTGTTCTGCACGTGCTCGTCGTGCTGGAACCCAAGTTTTACGACGTGCCCCTGCAACTGCTAGTGAAAACAAAGAAATGTCACATCCCAGCTCGTCACCAATTGCTAAAGAGCACACTCGTTTGTGCGAGCTGAAGCTGTCACCTGCCTCCCTTCTTGCAAGGCCACGAGCTGCGCGCACGCCTTGAGGACGAACGGCAACGTGTAGTTGTCGGGCCCGACGCTCGCCTGCAGCATGTCACCGTACAGGCGCAGCGCGGCCGCCGGGTCGTTGTCGCTGCGGCCGCCGTTGACGTGGCCTCGCATCAGGGTGTTGTAGTCGAAGGCCTCCGGCTCGTCGAGCGACTCGAAGATGGACGCCGCAAGCTCCATG
Coding sequences:
- the LOC133919574 gene encoding pentatricopeptide repeat-containing protein At1g31920, with translation MVGGLVLSQAQSHQVATPRTTGPAPAPALEKRPREQAPPCSTTTTAISARSVDEVRKAHARHVKLGLDRSPRHARPLLAACALSGWPGGMELAASIFESLDEPEAFDYNTLMRGHVNGGRSDNDPAAALRLYGDMLQASVGPDNYTLPFVLKACAQLVALQEGRQLQGHVVKLGFQHDEHVQNSLISFYGKCGEADTARLVFDRMEAEERTTASWSALLAAYTRAGLWGQCLESFGAMVREGWRPDESSMVSALSACAHLGAYDVGQSVHCTLLRNTARLNTIMQTSLVDMYAKCGCIEKAAAVFDATDDKNAWTYSAMVSGLALHGDGRKALQVFDAMVREGHAPDAAVYVGVLNACSRAGLLEDGMRCFDRMRLEHKVSPNAQHYGCMVDLMARAGRLDDARALIGSMPTGPTDTAWRSLLNACRIYGNLELAERALQELRRLGAANAGDHVILADMHARVTNWDAAAALRTEAVDRGLAQAPGFSAVEVRGEVHRFVSQDMSHPRTHDIYEMLHQMEWQLRFDGYWPDTSEVALDVDEEEKRRAVAAHSQKLAMAFGLLSTPEGSTVRIVTNLRMSKECHAYSALISEIFGREIVVRDRNRFHRFRRGACTCRNYW